The following proteins are encoded in a genomic region of Pseudodesulfovibrio mercurii:
- a CDS encoding potassium transporter Kup, whose product MEFTDHPTGKRLAALSLAALGVVFGDIGTSPLYALRECFHGEYGIAVTPENVLGVLSLIFWSLMLIVSFKYLTMVLRADHDGEGGVLALTTLVKPRKENMTRGAWFLVILGLFAACLLYGDGMITPAISVLSAVEGLGHITPLFKPYILHITLAILISLFLLQRHGTAKVGTLFGPVILIWMASLALIGLHQVVRTPSVLAAVLPWHGLHFLIANKLHGFVVLGAVFLVATGAEAIYADLGHFGRRPIRLTWFLVALPALLLNYFGQGAHLLSTPQDAFHPFYAIVPRWAIIPMVILATMATIVASQAVITGAFSLTSQAVQLGYLPRLRVTHTSASHKGQIYVAPVNWLLMVCTVGLVLGFRTSSRLAAAYGVAVTASMLVTATLFYIVMRKRWEWKLPVAAGLTALFFTVDFSFFAANMTKITHGAWFPLVIALLVLVVMLTWERGGEILAERARGLTKPLDEFLKGIADDPPKRVPGQAVFLTRSHNTVPVAMIQNLRHNKVLHSEVYFLNIRTEQIPRVPNFEKIELERFGSGIHRIIAHFGYMEEPTVALIFTLCRDKGVNVDMNTASFFLGREKLTIGTPPAMARWRSSLYLFLSRNGMDPAAFFDIPSEQVIEVGARLQI is encoded by the coding sequence ATGGAATTTACCGATCATCCCACCGGCAAACGACTGGCGGCCCTGTCCCTGGCCGCGCTGGGCGTGGTCTTCGGCGACATCGGCACCAGCCCGCTGTACGCCCTGCGCGAGTGTTTTCACGGCGAATACGGCATCGCGGTCACCCCGGAGAACGTCCTGGGCGTGCTCTCCCTGATCTTTTGGTCGCTCATGCTCATCGTCTCGTTCAAGTACCTGACCATGGTCCTGCGCGCCGACCACGACGGCGAGGGCGGGGTGCTCGCCCTGACCACCCTGGTCAAACCGCGCAAGGAGAACATGACCAGGGGGGCCTGGTTCCTGGTCATTCTCGGCCTGTTCGCGGCCTGCCTGCTCTACGGCGACGGCATGATCACCCCGGCCATCTCGGTCCTGAGCGCCGTGGAGGGGCTCGGGCACATCACGCCCCTGTTCAAGCCGTACATCCTGCACATCACCCTGGCCATCCTGATCAGCCTGTTCCTGCTGCAACGCCACGGCACGGCCAAGGTCGGCACCCTGTTCGGTCCGGTCATCCTCATCTGGATGGCCAGTCTGGCCCTGATCGGCCTGCACCAGGTGGTCAGGACCCCGTCGGTGCTGGCGGCCGTCCTGCCCTGGCACGGCCTGCATTTTCTCATCGCCAACAAGCTGCACGGCTTCGTGGTCCTGGGCGCGGTCTTCCTGGTGGCCACCGGGGCCGAGGCCATCTACGCGGACCTGGGCCACTTCGGCCGCCGCCCCATCCGGCTGACCTGGTTTCTGGTGGCCCTGCCCGCCCTGCTGCTCAATTACTTCGGCCAGGGCGCGCACCTCTTGTCCACGCCCCAGGACGCCTTCCACCCGTTCTACGCCATCGTGCCCCGCTGGGCGATCATCCCCATGGTCATCCTGGCCACCATGGCCACCATCGTGGCCTCCCAGGCGGTCATCACCGGGGCCTTTTCCCTGACCTCCCAGGCGGTCCAGCTGGGCTACCTGCCCCGGCTGCGCGTGACCCACACCTCGGCCTCGCACAAGGGCCAGATCTACGTGGCCCCGGTCAACTGGCTGCTGATGGTCTGCACCGTGGGGCTGGTCCTGGGCTTCCGCACGTCCAGCCGCCTGGCCGCGGCCTACGGCGTGGCCGTGACCGCGAGCATGCTCGTCACCGCCACCCTGTTCTACATCGTCATGCGCAAGCGCTGGGAGTGGAAGCTGCCCGTGGCCGCAGGGCTCACGGCCCTGTTCTTCACCGTGGACTTCTCGTTCTTCGCCGCGAACATGACCAAGATCACCCATGGGGCATGGTTCCCCCTGGTCATCGCCCTGCTGGTCCTGGTGGTCATGCTCACCTGGGAGCGCGGCGGCGAGATTCTGGCCGAGCGCGCCCGGGGACTGACCAAGCCCCTGGACGAGTTCCTCAAGGGCATCGCCGACGACCCGCCCAAGCGCGTGCCGGGCCAGGCCGTGTTCCTGACCCGCAGCCACAACACCGTGCCCGTGGCCATGATCCAGAACCTGCGCCACAACAAGGTCCTGCATTCCGAAGTCTATTTCCTGAACATCCGCACCGAGCAGATCCCGCGCGTACCCAACTTCGAGAAGATCGAACTGGAGCGGTTCGGCTCGGGCATCCACCGGATCATCGCCCACTTCGGCTACATGGAGGAGCCCACCGTGGCCCTGATCTTCACCCTGTGCCGGGACAAGGGCGTGAACGTGGACATGAACACGGCCAGCTTCTTCCTGGGCCGCGAAAAGCTGACCATCGGCACCCCCCCGGCCATGGCCCGCTGGCGTTCCAGCCTGTATCTCTTCCTGTCCCGCAACGGCATGGACCCGGCGGCCTTCTTCGACATCCCCTCCGAACAAGTCATCGAAGTAGGGGCTCGGTTGCAGATATAG
- the sfsA gene encoding DNA/RNA nuclease SfsA produces MPRPVARIPFAAPCRRAAFVRRIKRFTVEAVALDGPDRGALLKAHTNNTGSMLGLLRPGGTALLSPAANPDRKLRYTLEALDLAGAMVGVNTLTPNRMLHAAWRAGALPEMDGYEHFQKEAKVGESRLDAHLTGTRGDLWVECKNVTLVEEDVARFPDAITERGQKHLRELMALAVTGARVALFLLVQRPDGRCFGPADFIDPVYAELFYEALDAGVEAWPYVADVDETGITLGRKLKVVAP; encoded by the coding sequence GTGCCCAGACCCGTTGCCCGCATTCCCTTTGCCGCGCCCTGCCGCCGCGCCGCCTTTGTCCGCCGCATCAAGCGGTTCACCGTGGAGGCCGTGGCCCTGGACGGACCGGACCGGGGCGCGCTCCTCAAAGCCCACACCAACAACACCGGGTCCATGCTCGGCCTGCTCCGGCCGGGCGGCACGGCCCTGCTCTCGCCCGCGGCCAACCCGGACCGCAAGCTCCGGTACACCCTGGAGGCGCTCGATCTGGCCGGGGCCATGGTCGGGGTGAACACGCTGACGCCCAACCGCATGCTCCATGCGGCCTGGCGGGCCGGGGCCCTGCCCGAGATGGACGGCTACGAGCATTTTCAGAAGGAAGCCAAGGTGGGCGAGAGCCGCCTGGACGCGCACCTGACCGGGACGCGCGGCGATCTGTGGGTGGAGTGCAAGAACGTCACCCTGGTCGAGGAGGACGTGGCCCGCTTCCCGGACGCGATCACCGAGCGCGGCCAGAAGCACCTGCGCGAACTCATGGCCCTGGCCGTGACCGGGGCGCGCGTGGCCCTGTTCCTCCTGGTCCAGCGGCCCGACGGGCGCTGCTTCGGCCCGGCGGACTTCATCGACCCGGTCTACGCGGAACTCTTTTACGAGGCCCTGGACGCCGGGGTGGAGGCCTGGCCCTACGTGGCCGACGTGGACGAGACCGGCATCACCCTGGGGCGCAAGCTCAAGGTGGTGGCCCCGTGA
- a CDS encoding VOC family protein: MARYTGINHLAMVTGDMDATIRFWRDLLGMRLVVGLGRPGYRHYFFEIAENDMIAFFEWDGVEPLDEKDHGFPVKGKVAFDHISFGVAAEDDLWELKDKLEAAGVWCSEVVDHGFIHSIYAFDPNEIPIEFSAPVPGVDIRRTPVMVDSEPSAEARRGPEPQPGVWPEVTAPTPDADRAVYEGEGHRIVEALEARRDGE; this comes from the coding sequence ATGGCACGATATACCGGCATCAACCACCTGGCCATGGTCACCGGCGACATGGACGCGACCATCCGGTTCTGGCGGGACCTGCTCGGCATGCGGCTGGTGGTCGGCCTGGGCAGGCCCGGCTACCGCCACTACTTCTTCGAGATCGCCGAAAACGACATGATCGCCTTTTTCGAGTGGGACGGCGTGGAGCCGCTGGACGAGAAGGACCACGGCTTCCCGGTCAAGGGCAAGGTGGCCTTCGACCACATCTCCTTCGGCGTGGCCGCCGAGGACGACCTTTGGGAGCTCAAGGACAAGCTCGAGGCCGCCGGGGTGTGGTGCTCCGAAGTGGTGGACCACGGCTTCATCCACTCCATCTACGCCTTCGACCCCAACGAGATACCCATCGAGTTCAGCGCCCCGGTACCCGGCGTGGACATCCGCAGGACCCCGGTCATGGTCGATTCCGAACCGAGCGCCGAGGCCCGCAGGGGACCGGAGCCGCAGCCCGGCGTCTGGCCCGAGGTGACCGCGCCCACGCCGGACGCGGACAGGGCCGTGTACGAGGGCGAGGGCCACAGGATCGTCGAGGCCCTGGAGGCGCGCCGGGACGGGGAGTAG
- a CDS encoding acyl-CoA thioesterase codes for MKAKSAAESEVIMTHLVLPQDANPAGNLHGGVILKHVDTTGGVVAKRHSRSNTVTVSIDRMAFKQPAYMGELLIFKASLNHVGRTSMEIGVRVEAENLRTGEVRHTNSAYLTYVALDDNGKPAEVPPLKLETETAKRRYREAELRREMRKKERELEEGKKVCRQQEQ; via the coding sequence ATGAAAGCGAAATCCGCAGCAGAGTCCGAGGTGATCATGACCCACCTCGTCCTGCCCCAGGACGCCAACCCCGCAGGCAACCTGCACGGCGGCGTCATACTCAAGCACGTGGACACGACCGGAGGCGTGGTGGCCAAACGCCACTCGCGCAGCAACACCGTGACCGTATCCATCGACCGCATGGCCTTCAAACAGCCCGCCTACATGGGCGAGCTGCTCATCTTCAAGGCCAGCCTGAACCACGTGGGCCGCACCTCCATGGAGATCGGCGTGCGCGTGGAGGCCGAAAACCTGCGCACCGGCGAGGTCCGCCACACCAACTCCGCCTACCTGACCTACGTGGCCCTGGACGACAACGGCAAACCCGCCGAGGTCCCGCCCCTCAAGCTCGAAACCGAGACCGCCAAGCGCCGCTACCGCGAAGCCGAACTGCGCCGCGAGATGCGCAAGAAGGAACGCGAACTCGAGGAAGGCAAAAAGGTCTGCCGCCAACAGGAACAATGA
- a CDS encoding M24 family metallopeptidase, whose translation MNTSVYEKRREELKSEMRARGLSAMLVSLAANRYYLSGFELHDAQCNESSGWLVVTPDRDCLFTDPRYLDAARKVWDENDLGIYTARKHEEIAAFLHGRGIDTLGFEPKALHLFDYDKLAEHFTLISTENIVESLRIIKDEDEIRRMDASMRLNHELFEYIEGELVPGRTEKEIAWLVEKFFREHGAQGLAFSTIVGVGPNAALPHCIPGDTKLRENDMVLIDTGCRLLDYNSDQTRTFWVGDKPSDRFQKTMAQVRAAQQAAIDIIRPGLSCVDAYRAAYAVFEKDGVEALFTHGLGHGVGLETHEPPSLSRAGQGKLEPGMVVTVEPGLYDPAWGGIRWEYQVLVTEDGCRVM comes from the coding sequence ATGAATACATCCGTCTATGAAAAACGCCGCGAGGAGCTCAAGAGCGAGATGCGCGCCCGCGGCCTGTCCGCCATGCTCGTGTCCCTGGCGGCCAACCGGTATTACCTGAGCGGCTTCGAGCTGCATGACGCCCAGTGCAACGAATCGTCCGGCTGGCTCGTCGTCACCCCGGACCGGGACTGCCTGTTCACCGACCCCCGCTACCTGGACGCGGCCCGCAAGGTCTGGGACGAGAACGACCTGGGCATCTACACCGCCCGCAAGCACGAGGAGATCGCCGCGTTCCTCCACGGGCGCGGCATCGACACCCTGGGCTTCGAGCCCAAGGCCCTGCACCTCTTCGACTACGACAAGCTGGCCGAACACTTCACCCTGATCTCCACCGAGAACATCGTCGAGTCCCTGCGGATCATCAAGGACGAGGACGAGATCCGGCGCATGGACGCCTCCATGCGCCTGAACCACGAGCTCTTCGAATACATCGAGGGCGAGCTCGTCCCCGGCCGGACCGAAAAGGAGATCGCCTGGCTGGTGGAGAAATTCTTCCGCGAACACGGGGCCCAGGGACTGGCCTTCTCGACCATCGTGGGCGTGGGCCCCAACGCCGCCCTGCCCCACTGCATCCCCGGCGACACCAAACTGCGCGAGAACGACATGGTCCTCATCGACACCGGCTGCCGCCTGCTCGACTACAACTCGGACCAGACCCGGACCTTCTGGGTGGGCGACAAGCCGTCCGACCGCTTTCAAAAGACCATGGCCCAGGTGCGCGCCGCCCAACAGGCCGCCATCGACATCATCCGCCCCGGCCTGTCCTGCGTGGACGCCTACCGCGCCGCCTACGCCGTCTTCGAAAAGGACGGCGTCGAGGCCCTCTTCACCCACGGCCTGGGACACGGCGTGGGACTCGAAACCCACGAACCGCCCTCCCTGTCCCGCGCGGGCCAGGGCAAACTCGAACCCGGCATGGTCGTCACCGTCGAACCCGGCCTCTACGACCCCGCCTGGGGCGGCATCCGCTGGGAATACCAGGTCCTCGTCACCGAAGACGGCTGCCGCGTCATGTAA
- a CDS encoding DMT family transporter: MSALFIGAVLISFSSVMVVLAGLPPDVAGFYRLTGGGLAMLAVLAHAGKLRLFTPPVIKWGCVAAVFFAGDFVFWHRAIVFVGPGLSTMLGNFQVIPLAVVSALFFKERLSGRMYAAIPLALAGLYLMVGVGWSHFTADYRLGVVYGLLTACFYALYMLSLKYALAKDRMDSLVLASVAALATGLILGGFALFEGESFVIPTLKSLAAISTLALVCHAVGWFLITRGIQTVRGALVGLILLLQPTLSFVWDILFFHKPVNLIELSGVALALIGIYIGSQGGKKKRVR, from the coding sequence GTGAGCGCTCTCTTCATCGGCGCGGTGCTGATCAGCTTTTCCTCGGTCATGGTCGTCCTGGCCGGGCTGCCCCCGGACGTGGCCGGGTTCTACCGGCTGACCGGCGGCGGGCTGGCCATGCTCGCGGTCCTGGCCCATGCGGGCAAGCTCCGGCTGTTCACCCCGCCCGTGATCAAGTGGGGCTGCGTGGCCGCCGTGTTCTTCGCGGGCGACTTCGTCTTCTGGCATCGGGCCATCGTCTTTGTGGGACCCGGCCTGTCCACCATGCTCGGCAACTTCCAGGTCATCCCCCTGGCCGTGGTCTCGGCCCTGTTCTTCAAGGAGCGTCTGTCCGGGCGCATGTACGCGGCCATCCCGCTGGCCCTGGCCGGGCTCTACCTCATGGTCGGCGTGGGCTGGTCGCACTTCACCGCCGACTACCGGCTGGGCGTGGTCTACGGGCTCCTGACCGCCTGCTTCTACGCCCTGTACATGCTCTCGCTCAAGTACGCCCTGGCCAAGGACCGCATGGACTCCCTGGTCCTGGCCTCGGTCGCGGCCCTGGCCACCGGCCTGATCCTCGGCGGCTTCGCCCTGTTCGAGGGCGAGTCCTTCGTCATCCCCACGCTCAAGTCCCTGGCCGCCATCTCCACCCTGGCGCTCGTCTGCCACGCCGTGGGCTGGTTCCTGATCACCCGGGGCATCCAGACCGTGCGCGGGGCCCTGGTCGGGTTGATACTGCTGTTGCAGCCGACCCTCTCCTTTGTCTGGGACATCCTTTTTTTCCACAAGCCGGTCAATCTGATAGAGCTATCCGGTGTGGCTCTGGCGCTCATAGGCATCTACATCGGCTCCCAGGGCGGGAAGAAGAAGCGGGTACGGTAG